In one Massilia endophytica genomic region, the following are encoded:
- a CDS encoding TRAP transporter large permease, with protein MNALIIFVLLLALMLTGMPISISLGLTVLTFLFTMTQVPIESVALKLFTGIEKFEIMAIPFFILAGNLLTHGGVARRMINFASSCVGHWHGGLALAGVLACALFAAVSGSSPATVVAIGSIILPAMVKQGYPKRFGAGVITTSGALGILIPPSIVMVMYSVTTNTSVGKLFMAGVVPGIMLAFLLGLTTWVLAKKHNYPRLPKATWGERFTAFRRSAWGLFLIVIVMGGIYTGMFTPTEAAAMAAVYAFIIAVFVYKDLKLKQVGKVLLDSASMSAMLLYIITNAVLFSFLMTSEQIPQAMATWLTGQGLGTVTFLLVVNVLLLLAGNVMEPSSIVLIMAPILFPVAVALGIDPIHFGILIVVNMEVGMCHPPVGLNLYVASGITKMGISELTVAVMPWLLTMLGFLLLVTYVPQISLWLPNLIYS; from the coding sequence ATGAACGCGCTGATTATCTTCGTCCTCCTGCTGGCGCTGATGCTGACCGGCATGCCGATCTCCATCTCGCTCGGCCTGACGGTGCTGACCTTCCTCTTCACCATGACCCAGGTGCCCATCGAGTCGGTGGCCCTGAAGCTGTTCACCGGCATCGAGAAGTTCGAGATCATGGCGATCCCCTTCTTCATTTTGGCGGGCAACCTGCTCACCCACGGCGGCGTGGCGCGGCGCATGATCAACTTCGCCAGCTCCTGCGTGGGCCACTGGCACGGCGGCCTGGCGCTGGCGGGCGTGCTCGCCTGCGCCCTGTTCGCGGCGGTGTCGGGCTCCAGCCCGGCCACCGTGGTGGCGATCGGCTCCATCATCCTGCCGGCCATGGTCAAGCAGGGCTATCCGAAGCGCTTCGGCGCGGGCGTCATCACCACCTCGGGCGCGCTGGGCATCCTGATCCCGCCGTCCATCGTGATGGTGATGTATTCGGTGACCACCAACACCTCCGTGGGCAAGCTCTTCATGGCAGGCGTGGTGCCGGGCATTATGCTGGCCTTCCTGCTGGGCCTGACCACCTGGGTGCTGGCGAAGAAGCACAACTACCCGCGCCTGCCGAAGGCCACCTGGGGCGAGCGCTTCACAGCCTTCCGCCGCAGCGCCTGGGGCCTGTTCCTGATCGTGATCGTGATGGGCGGCATCTATACCGGCATGTTTACGCCGACGGAAGCGGCGGCCATGGCGGCGGTCTACGCCTTCATCATCGCCGTCTTCGTCTACAAGGACCTGAAGCTCAAGCAGGTGGGCAAGGTGCTGCTGGATTCGGCGTCGATGTCGGCCATGCTGCTGTACATCATCACCAACGCCGTGCTGTTCTCCTTCCTCATGACGAGCGAGCAGATCCCGCAGGCCATGGCGACCTGGCTGACCGGCCAGGGCCTGGGCACCGTGACCTTCCTGCTGGTGGTGAACGTGCTGCTGCTGTTGGCGGGCAATGTGATGGAACCGTCCTCGATCGTGCTGATCATGGCGCCCATCCTGTTCCCGGTGGCCGTGGCGCTGGGCATCGACCCGATCCACTTCGGCATCCTGATCGTGGTGAACATGGAAGTGGGCATGTGCCACCCGCCGGTGGGCCTGAACCTGTATGTGGCCTCGGGCATCACGAAGATGGGCATTTCCGAGCTGACCGTGGCAGTGATGCCGTGGCTGCTCACCATGCTCGGCTTCCTGCTGCTGGTGACCTACGTACCACAAATTTCGCTGTGGCTGCCCAACTTGATTTACTCGTAA
- a CDS encoding sensor domain-containing protein, translating to MNPSDYHVAELPTYAAREMIGRMVAAIESAPLVAVHSVDSAGVVRFCNRSCAELCGLSPQEAIGLPVRQLLSYGERQAEYEAVVAEVWRSGRPSPSGDWLVHTLSGSDVWLYSTRVPIFQDGAVKQIFCMDVDVTARKREESALLAAGANFRQMFLRSGDAILLLRNGLIEDANPSALRLFKCPEVTRLQGRGLADFSPLQQPAGGLSAPALAQLEKQAHEQGNCRFDWRYLDCDGNLFWGEVLLTAITLNHEHLFYVVVRDISSRKNAERALYLAAQVFENSRDAILLSDRNRRIIAINRAYTEITGCTADEMVGEPLSVYRSGGEDESFYREIWNQIDATDHWQGEIWARRRSGELFPAWLALTAIRDSHDRISNYMGILSDITERKRSEEHTRHLAEHDFLTDLPNRVLLLDRLSLALTAARRNSTMLAILFLDLDRFKEINDTLGHQVGDLLLKEVAARLLKCVRKVDTVSRQGGDEFVIILADIGGIDHAAHVAETVRHAITQPYHLGEHELNISTSIGVAIYPSDGDDIDTLIKNADTAMYHAKQGGRNNFQFFSGEMNERIVERTSFENGLRRALEEQQFELVFQPELDIRSGALIGVEALIRWRHPELGLLLPERFIAIAEEAGLMQGIGSWVLRRACRRARGWHDAGHPLVVAVNLSLAQFMHKDLARTVREALSESGLQPHYLELELTEGLIMKGGHTVADTLSALRGLGIRLSIDDFGTGYSRLDQLKDYPIDKLKIAQAFMRNGGDATAIRTIIAMARSMHMKVIAEGVETAEQLEFLRRHDCDQYQGHYADRQVQASGLSRLLH from the coding sequence ATGAACCCGTCCGATTACCATGTCGCCGAACTGCCCACCTACGCCGCGCGTGAAATGATCGGCCGCATGGTGGCGGCCATCGAATCGGCGCCGCTGGTCGCGGTCCACAGCGTCGACAGCGCAGGCGTGGTGCGCTTCTGCAACCGCAGCTGCGCCGAATTGTGCGGCCTCAGTCCCCAGGAGGCCATCGGCCTGCCCGTGCGGCAGCTGCTCTCCTATGGCGAACGCCAGGCCGAGTACGAGGCCGTGGTGGCCGAAGTCTGGCGCAGCGGGCGTCCCAGCCCCTCCGGCGACTGGCTGGTGCACACCTTGAGCGGCAGCGACGTCTGGCTCTATTCCACCCGCGTGCCCATTTTCCAGGATGGCGCCGTCAAGCAGATTTTCTGCATGGACGTCGACGTCACCGCCCGCAAGCGCGAGGAAAGCGCCCTGCTCGCGGCGGGCGCCAATTTCCGCCAGATGTTCCTGCGCTCGGGCGACGCCATTCTCCTGCTGCGCAATGGCCTGATCGAGGACGCCAACCCTTCGGCCCTGCGCCTGTTCAAGTGCCCCGAGGTCACGCGCCTGCAGGGCAGGGGGCTGGCCGATTTTTCGCCCCTGCAGCAGCCGGCCGGCGGCCTCTCCGCGCCCGCGCTGGCGCAGCTGGAAAAGCAGGCGCACGAGCAGGGCAACTGCCGCTTCGACTGGCGCTATCTCGATTGCGACGGCAACCTGTTCTGGGGCGAGGTGCTGCTGACGGCGATCACCCTGAACCACGAGCACCTGTTCTACGTGGTGGTGCGCGATATCTCCTCGCGCAAGAATGCCGAGCGCGCGCTGTATCTGGCGGCCCAGGTCTTCGAGAACAGCCGCGACGCCATCCTGCTCAGCGACCGGAACCGCCGCATCATCGCCATCAACCGCGCCTATACGGAGATCACGGGCTGCACGGCGGACGAAATGGTGGGCGAGCCCCTGAGCGTGTACCGCTCGGGCGGGGAGGACGAGTCCTTCTACCGCGAGATATGGAACCAGATCGACGCCACCGACCACTGGCAGGGCGAGATCTGGGCGCGCCGCCGCAGCGGCGAGCTGTTTCCCGCCTGGCTGGCGCTGACGGCGATCCGCGACAGCCACGACCGGATCAGCAACTATATGGGCATCCTGTCGGACATCACGGAGCGCAAGCGTTCGGAGGAGCACACCCGCCACCTCGCGGAACACGACTTCCTTACCGACCTGCCCAACCGCGTGCTGCTGCTGGACCGCCTGAGCCTCGCCCTCACTGCCGCCCGCCGCAACAGCACCATGCTGGCCATCCTTTTCCTGGACCTGGACCGCTTCAAGGAGATCAACGACACCCTCGGCCACCAGGTGGGCGACCTGCTGCTCAAGGAGGTGGCGGCCCGCCTGCTCAAATGCGTGCGCAAGGTGGACACCGTGAGCCGCCAGGGCGGGGACGAATTCGTGATCATCCTGGCCGACATCGGCGGCATCGACCATGCGGCCCACGTGGCCGAAACGGTGCGCCATGCCATCACCCAGCCCTATCATCTGGGCGAGCACGAGCTCAATATCTCCACCTCCATCGGCGTGGCGATCTACCCCAGCGACGGCGACGACATCGATACCCTCATCAAGAACGCCGATACCGCCATGTACCACGCCAAGCAGGGCGGGCGTAACAACTTCCAGTTCTTCAGCGGCGAAATGAACGAGCGCATCGTGGAGCGCACCAGCTTCGAGAACGGGCTGCGGCGCGCGCTGGAGGAGCAGCAGTTCGAGCTGGTGTTCCAGCCGGAGCTCGATATCCGCAGCGGGGCGCTGATCGGCGTGGAGGCCCTGATCCGCTGGCGCCACCCCGAACTGGGCCTGCTGCTGCCGGAGCGCTTCATCGCCATCGCGGAAGAGGCGGGCCTGATGCAGGGCATAGGGAGCTGGGTGCTGCGCCGCGCCTGCCGCCGCGCGCGGGGCTGGCACGATGCCGGGCATCCGCTGGTGGTGGCGGTGAACCTCTCGCTGGCGCAGTTCATGCACAAGGACCTGGCGCGCACGGTGCGCGAGGCGCTGTCGGAGTCAGGCCTGCAGCCGCACTACCTGGAGCTGGAGCTGACGGAAGGCCTGATCATGAAGGGCGGGCACACGGTGGCCGATACGCTGTCCGCACTGCGCGGCCTCGGCATCCGGCTTTCCATCGACGATTTCGGCACCGGCTATTCGCGCCTGGACCAGCTGAAGGACTACCCCATCGACAAGCTGAAGATCGCCCAGGCCTTCATGCGCAACGGCGGCGACGCCACGGCCATCCGCACCATCATCGCGATGGCGCGCAGCATGCACATGAAGGTGATTGCGGAAGGGGTGGAGACCGCCGAGCAGCTGGAGTTCCTGCGCCGCCACGACTGCGACCAGTACCAGGGCCACTACGCCGACCGCCAGGTGCAGGCCAGCGGCCTGTCACGCCTGCTCCACTAG
- a CDS encoding TRAP transporter small permease — translation MKFLDHLEEWLIATLMGAATLIIFMAVVHRYLSGLPIPWLQDELIQINTSWAQELCIYMFVWMAKFGAAYGVRTGIHVGVDVLINRMDDKWRNKFIIFGLLAGALFTGIVGTLGASFVWEIAHTDQTSADLEMPMWLVYLAVPLGSYLMCFRFLQVMVAFIRTGELPKHDHSHVEGLDEELAAEKGAKA, via the coding sequence ATGAAATTCCTGGACCACCTGGAAGAGTGGCTCATTGCGACCCTCATGGGCGCAGCCACTCTCATCATCTTCATGGCGGTGGTGCACCGCTACCTGTCCGGCCTGCCCATTCCCTGGCTGCAGGACGAACTCATCCAGATCAACACGAGCTGGGCGCAGGAGCTGTGCATCTACATGTTCGTGTGGATGGCCAAGTTCGGCGCGGCCTATGGCGTGCGCACCGGCATCCACGTCGGGGTCGACGTGCTGATCAACCGCATGGACGACAAATGGCGCAACAAGTTCATCATCTTCGGCCTGCTGGCGGGCGCCCTGTTTACCGGCATTGTCGGCACCCTGGGCGCGAGCTTCGTGTGGGAAATCGCCCATACCGACCAGACCTCGGCCGACCTGGAAATGCCGATGTGGCTGGTGTACCTCGCCGTGCCGCTCGGTTCCTATCTGATGTGCTTCCGTTTCCTGCAGGTGATGGTGGCCTTTATCCGCACCGGCGAACTGCCGAAGCACGACCATTCCCACGTTGAAGGCCTGGACGAAGAGCTGGCTGCCGAAAAAGGAGCCAAAGCATGA
- a CDS encoding methylated-DNA--[protein]-cysteine S-methyltransferase: MSKIQQAQDIFSAIVHAPFGAVGVRTAGGLVTEMFYLPASAGEKAPTDPVAERAAEQVLRYCADADFPFDLPLARVGSEYQRRVWDELCSIPRGQVRTYGELAKHLGSVARAVGQACRANAFPLVVPCHRVTGTQGLGGFAGDDNQTGFTLSVKRWLLAHEGHREYAWQQATLL; the protein is encoded by the coding sequence GTGTCCAAAATACAACAGGCGCAAGATATTTTTTCCGCCATCGTCCATGCCCCCTTTGGCGCCGTGGGCGTGCGCACGGCAGGCGGGCTGGTGACGGAAATGTTCTATCTTCCCGCCAGCGCCGGCGAGAAGGCCCCCACCGACCCCGTCGCCGAGCGCGCCGCCGAGCAGGTGCTGCGCTACTGCGCGGATGCCGACTTCCCCTTCGACCTGCCGCTGGCCCGCGTCGGCAGCGAGTACCAGCGCAGGGTGTGGGACGAGCTCTGCAGCATTCCGCGCGGCCAGGTGCGCACCTATGGCGAGCTGGCGAAGCACCTGGGCTCCGTGGCGCGCGCCGTCGGCCAGGCCTGCCGGGCGAACGCCTTCCCGCTGGTGGTGCCCTGCCACCGTGTGACCGGCACCCAGGGCCTGGGCGGCTTCGCGGGCGACGACAACCAGACCGGCTTCACCCTCAGCGTCAAGCGCTGGCTGCTGGCGCACGAAGGACACCGCGAATACGCATGGCAGCAGGCAACCTTGCTCTGA
- a CDS encoding endonuclease/exonuclease/phosphatase family protein, whose amino-acid sequence MQQEIRFATFNVCNLAPAGAKLYDNLLPLSEAEYEAKANWTAQQIDELDADVIGFQEIFSQAALLDVLSRTRKYREATHAGFDPDPHADRLTPNVALVSRLPLAAEPAVYANFPEDVPCDSGNPDSDRFARAPLHAQVALPGGRVVDVVVVHLKSRRPDYRNGDNGEDPLVYAMASLRSLVWRGTEAVALRVLLSKMMRESRRPCIVLGDFNDTADAVTTTIVLGNGNMQGGEERRGRLYDSHQIQLRQDRLRNVGYTSIHEGHYSTIDHVLVSEEFNRESPRAIGEVVDVNYFNDHLQQERPEASDHGQVLVRLRLYS is encoded by the coding sequence ATGCAGCAAGAAATTCGCTTTGCCACCTTCAATGTCTGCAACCTCGCCCCGGCGGGCGCGAAATTGTACGACAACCTGCTGCCCCTGAGCGAGGCGGAGTACGAGGCCAAGGCGAATTGGACCGCGCAGCAGATCGACGAGCTGGATGCGGACGTCATCGGCTTCCAGGAGATCTTTTCCCAGGCCGCGCTGCTGGACGTGCTCTCCCGCACCCGCAAATACCGCGAGGCGACCCATGCGGGCTTCGATCCCGATCCCCACGCGGACCGCCTCACGCCCAATGTGGCCCTGGTATCGCGCCTGCCGCTGGCGGCCGAACCGGCGGTCTACGCCAATTTCCCGGAAGACGTGCCCTGCGACTCGGGCAACCCGGACTCGGACCGCTTCGCCCGCGCGCCCCTGCACGCCCAGGTGGCCCTGCCCGGAGGGCGCGTGGTGGATGTGGTGGTGGTGCACCTGAAATCGCGCCGCCCCGACTACCGCAACGGCGACAACGGCGAAGACCCGCTGGTGTACGCCATGGCCAGCCTGCGTTCCCTGGTCTGGCGCGGCACCGAGGCTGTAGCGCTGCGCGTTTTGCTGAGCAAGATGATGCGCGAATCGCGCCGTCCCTGCATCGTGCTCGGGGACTTCAACGACACGGCCGATGCAGTCACCACCACCATCGTCCTGGGCAACGGCAATATGCAGGGAGGCGAGGAGCGGCGCGGCCGCCTTTACGACTCGCACCAGATCCAGCTGCGGCAGGACCGCCTGCGCAATGTGGGCTACACCAGCATCCACGAAGGCCACTACTCCACCATCGACCATGTGCTGGTATCGGAGGAATTCAACCGGGAGTCGCCGCGCGCCATCGGCGAGGTGGTGGACGTGAACTACTTCAACGACCACCTGCAGCAGGAAAGGCCGGAAGCTTCCGACCACGGGCAGGTGCTGGTGCGCCTGCGCCTCTACAGCTAG
- the xerD gene encoding site-specific tyrosine recombinase XerD — MAAGNLALIDEFCDSLWLEDGLSKNSLDAYRRDMRLFAHWLETVRPEVADLHAVSAADIHAYFSARHPESKPSSANRRRSVLKRFYQLALRQRRIAEDPCLKLISAKQPARFVHTLSEAQVEALLSAPDVREPLGVRDRTMLELMYASGLRVSELVALKSLELSLNDGVLRITGKGSKTRLVPFGAQARHWIERYVKEARGAILNGQQDDALFITGRGGPMTRQMFWVIVKKCAARAGIDGPLSPHTLRHAFATHLLNHGADLRVVQLLLGHADISTTQIYTHVARERLKQLHAVHHPRG; from the coding sequence ATGGCAGCAGGCAACCTTGCTCTGATCGACGAGTTCTGCGACAGCCTGTGGCTGGAGGACGGCCTGTCGAAGAACTCCCTGGACGCCTACCGGCGCGACATGCGCCTTTTCGCGCACTGGCTGGAGACCGTGCGGCCGGAGGTGGCGGACCTGCATGCGGTCAGCGCGGCCGACATCCATGCCTATTTCTCTGCGCGGCACCCGGAGAGCAAGCCCAGTTCCGCCAACCGCCGCCGCTCCGTGCTCAAGCGCTTCTACCAGCTGGCGCTGCGCCAGCGGCGCATCGCGGAAGATCCCTGCCTCAAGCTCATCTCCGCCAAGCAGCCCGCACGCTTCGTCCATACATTGAGCGAAGCGCAGGTGGAGGCGCTGCTCTCTGCTCCCGACGTACGCGAGCCGCTGGGCGTGCGCGACCGCACCATGCTGGAGCTGATGTACGCGAGCGGCTTGCGGGTGTCCGAGCTGGTGGCCCTGAAATCCCTGGAACTGAGCCTGAACGACGGGGTGCTGCGCATTACCGGCAAGGGCTCCAAGACCCGGCTCGTGCCCTTCGGCGCCCAGGCGCGGCACTGGATCGAGCGCTATGTGAAGGAGGCGCGCGGCGCCATCCTCAACGGCCAGCAGGACGATGCCCTCTTCATCACGGGCAGGGGCGGGCCGATGACGCGGCAGATGTTCTGGGTCATCGTCAAAAAATGCGCGGCCAGGGCGGGCATCGACGGGCCGCTCTCGCCCCACACCCTGCGCCACGCCTTCGCCACCCATTTATTGAACCATGGCGCCGACCTGCGCGTGGTGCAGCTCCTGCTTGGCCACGCCGATATTTCCACCACCCAGATCTATACGCACGTTGCGCGCGAGCGCCTGAAGCAGCTGCATGCGGTACATCATCCGCGCGGCTGA
- a CDS encoding TRAP transporter substrate-binding protein produces the protein MKLKTILVALSAAACLTTNAFAQAPIVIKFSHVVATDTPKGQAAERFKQLAEKATNGRVKVEVYPNSQLYKDKEELEALQLGAVQMLAPSLAKFGPLGVKEFEVFDLPYAFPNKTALYNVTEGPIGKGLLKKLESKGITGLAYWDNGFKIMSANKPLKQPADFKGLKMRIQSSKVLDAQMRALGANPQVLAFSEVYQALQTGVVDGTENPPSNMYTQKMHEVQKYATVSNHGYLGYAVIVNKKFWDGLPADIRTALEGAMREATTYEKAIAQRDNDMALDAMKKAGKTEFYTLSAQDQAAWRKALLPVHKQMESRIGADLINAINKEGAK, from the coding sequence ATGAAGCTGAAGACCATCCTGGTCGCGCTGAGCGCGGCCGCCTGCCTCACCACCAACGCCTTCGCCCAGGCGCCCATCGTCATCAAGTTCAGCCACGTTGTGGCGACGGACACGCCGAAAGGCCAGGCCGCCGAGCGCTTCAAGCAGCTGGCCGAGAAAGCCACCAACGGCCGCGTGAAGGTCGAGGTCTACCCGAACAGCCAGCTGTACAAGGACAAGGAAGAGCTGGAAGCCCTGCAGCTGGGCGCCGTCCAGATGCTGGCCCCGTCGCTGGCCAAGTTCGGTCCGCTGGGCGTGAAGGAGTTCGAAGTATTCGACCTGCCGTACGCCTTCCCGAACAAGACCGCGCTGTACAACGTGACCGAAGGCCCCATCGGCAAGGGCCTGCTGAAGAAACTGGAAAGCAAGGGCATCACCGGCCTGGCCTACTGGGACAACGGCTTCAAGATCATGTCGGCCAACAAGCCGCTGAAGCAGCCGGCCGACTTCAAGGGCCTGAAGATGCGCATCCAGTCCTCCAAGGTGCTGGACGCGCAGATGCGCGCCCTGGGCGCCAACCCGCAGGTGCTGGCCTTCTCCGAGGTCTACCAGGCGCTGCAGACCGGCGTGGTGGACGGCACCGAGAACCCGCCGTCGAACATGTACACCCAGAAAATGCACGAAGTGCAGAAGTACGCCACGGTGTCGAACCACGGCTACCTGGGCTATGCAGTCATCGTGAACAAGAAGTTCTGGGACGGCCTGCCGGCCGATATCCGCACCGCCCTGGAAGGCGCAATGCGTGAAGCCACCACCTACGAGAAGGCGATCGCCCAGCGCGACAACGACATGGCCCTGGACGCCATGAAGAAGGCCGGCAAGACTGAGTTCTACACCCTGAGCGCTCAAGACCAGGCCGCATGGCGCAAGGCCCTGCTGCCCGTGCACAAGCAGATGGAAAGCCGTATCGGCGCCGACCTGATCAACGCGATCAACAAGGAAGGCGCGAAGTAA
- a CDS encoding sensor histidine kinase gives MTKQPLLTRPRFPAPLRWLLPIVLVLFFLAILIWLPWQARQMESSERQEQLIADTLWVEQTIRFQMGRHEEDVRSLANEILSGQLQDRKLHVRMESMLKIGPELKRLMWVTPEGKVIASSDAVLPVLAGLSPGSLAAAERAVRSHNPVYSQPDAESRNPAGAPGAVTMDYHYPLFRGADYIGSLVATYQLSTILEEMVPWWFAQDNQITLLDRDDKVLARRTAAGPGHGVYTHKRGLDLPGASITLMTDSVKSEPKLLPNLLVGSVIALSLGLLWSLLALWGHISRRLAAENALRQQMAFRTAMENSLVTGLRARDLEGRITYVNPAFCQMVGYPEEELVGRSPPMPYWAPEVMAEYQHRLANVLAGTVTPQFETIFQRPDGTRIPVLIFEAPLVDNEGRHTGWMGSILDISDRKRIEELNREHQEKLQASARLATMGEIASMLAHELNQPLAAISSYTTGALNVLTRAGGNGQSVDAGMLKPALEQAGAQARRAGQIIRSVHEFVKKREAERQDVAVASMLDSIRALIELQAHQHQVSLQTAIPPTLPLVRADRMMIEQVLLNLTRNGIEAMANLPPSRRVLRVEAERDAASGMVAVSVIDQGHGIPAEVAERLFSPFFSTKAEGMGMGLNICRTAIEFHGGTLTHRDNPQGGTIFTFTLPASGANA, from the coding sequence ATGACCAAGCAGCCCCTTCTTACCCGTCCGCGCTTCCCCGCCCCGCTGCGCTGGCTGCTGCCCATCGTGCTGGTGCTGTTTTTCCTGGCCATCCTGATCTGGCTGCCCTGGCAGGCGCGCCAGATGGAAAGCAGCGAGCGCCAGGAGCAGTTGATTGCCGATACCCTGTGGGTGGAACAGACCATCCGCTTCCAGATGGGACGGCATGAGGAAGACGTGCGCAGCCTGGCCAACGAGATCCTGTCCGGCCAGCTGCAGGACCGGAAGCTGCACGTGCGCATGGAGAGCATGCTCAAGATCGGCCCCGAACTGAAGCGGCTGATGTGGGTGACGCCGGAAGGCAAGGTGATCGCCTCCAGCGACGCCGTGCTGCCCGTGCTGGCGGGCCTCTCGCCCGGATCGCTGGCGGCGGCCGAGCGCGCGGTGCGCAGCCACAACCCCGTCTACAGCCAGCCGGACGCCGAGTCGCGCAATCCGGCGGGCGCGCCGGGGGCCGTCACCATGGACTACCACTATCCCCTGTTCCGCGGCGCGGACTATATCGGCAGCCTGGTCGCCACCTATCAGCTGAGCACCATCCTGGAAGAGATGGTGCCGTGGTGGTTCGCCCAGGACAACCAGATCACCCTCCTCGACCGCGACGACAAGGTGCTGGCGCGGCGCACCGCCGCCGGTCCCGGCCACGGCGTGTATACCCACAAGCGGGGGCTGGACCTGCCCGGCGCCTCCATTACCCTCATGACGGACAGCGTGAAGAGCGAGCCGAAGCTGCTGCCCAACCTCCTGGTGGGTTCCGTGATCGCGCTCTCCCTCGGCCTGCTCTGGAGCCTGCTGGCCCTGTGGGGCCACATCTCGCGCCGCCTTGCCGCCGAAAACGCCCTGCGCCAGCAGATGGCCTTCCGCACGGCGATGGAGAACTCCCTGGTCACCGGCCTGCGCGCGCGCGACCTCGAAGGGCGCATCACCTACGTCAATCCCGCCTTCTGCCAGATGGTGGGCTACCCCGAGGAAGAGCTGGTGGGCCGCTCGCCGCCCATGCCCTACTGGGCGCCGGAAGTGATGGCCGAATACCAGCACCGCCTGGCCAATGTGCTGGCCGGGACGGTGACGCCGCAGTTCGAAACCATTTTCCAGCGCCCGGACGGCACGCGTATTCCCGTGCTGATCTTCGAGGCGCCGCTGGTGGACAACGAAGGCCGCCACACGGGCTGGATGGGTTCCATCCTCGACATCTCGGACCGCAAGCGCATCGAGGAACTGAACCGCGAGCACCAGGAAAAGCTGCAGGCCAGCGCGCGCCTGGCGACGATGGGCGAGATCGCCTCCATGCTCGCGCATGAACTGAACCAGCCCCTGGCCGCCATTTCCAGCTACACCACGGGCGCCCTGAATGTGCTGACGCGGGCAGGCGGCAACGGCCAGTCCGTGGACGCGGGCATGCTCAAGCCCGCGCTGGAACAGGCAGGCGCCCAGGCGCGCCGCGCGGGCCAGATCATCCGCAGCGTGCACGAATTCGTGAAGAAGCGCGAGGCGGAGCGGCAGGACGTGGCCGTGGCGTCGATGCTGGACAGCATACGCGCCCTGATCGAGCTGCAGGCCCACCAGCACCAGGTGAGCCTGCAGACCGCCATTCCGCCTACCCTGCCCCTGGTGCGCGCCGACCGCATGATGATCGAGCAGGTGCTGCTCAACCTCACGCGCAACGGCATCGAAGCCATGGCCAACCTGCCGCCGTCGCGGCGCGTGCTGCGCGTCGAGGCGGAGCGCGATGCGGCGTCCGGCATGGTGGCGGTCTCCGTCATCGACCAGGGACACGGCATTCCGGCCGAAGTGGCCGAGCGCCTGTTCTCGC
- the ybaK gene encoding Cys-tRNA(Pro) deacylase translates to MARKEHISETPATALLRKHKVPFTEHPYEYEEHGGTTVSARELGVDEHHVVKTLVMQDEAAKPLIVLMHGDCKVSTKNLARNIGCKSVEPCRPEVAQRHTGFMVGGTSPFGTKKAMPVYVEESILGLETIYINGGRRGFLVSIRPQVLTEVLAAKPVNCALAE, encoded by the coding sequence ATGGCCAGGAAAGAGCACATTTCAGAAACGCCCGCGACGGCACTGCTGCGCAAGCACAAGGTGCCGTTCACCGAGCATCCTTACGAGTACGAAGAACATGGCGGCACCACCGTTTCCGCGCGCGAGCTCGGCGTGGACGAGCACCATGTGGTGAAGACCCTGGTCATGCAGGACGAAGCAGCCAAGCCGCTGATCGTGCTGATGCACGGCGACTGCAAGGTCTCGACCAAGAACCTGGCCCGCAATATCGGCTGCAAATCGGTGGAGCCTTGCAGGCCGGAAGTGGCGCAGCGCCACACCGGCTTCATGGTGGGTGGCACCTCGCCCTTCGGCACCAAGAAGGCGATGCCTGTCTATGTGGAGGAAAGCATTCTCGGGCTGGAAACCATTTATATCAATGGCGGGCGGCGCGGCTTCCTGGTCTCGATCCGCCCTCAGGTGCTGACCGAGGTGCTGGCCGCGAAGCCCGTGAACTGCGCGCTGGCGGAATAA